The Enteractinococcus fodinae genome has a segment encoding these proteins:
- a CDS encoding adenylate kinase: MTRLLIMGPPGSGKGTQAVRIADKMAIPAISTGDIFRYNVKEMTELGQEAKRYIDAGDFVPDDVTNRMVADRLNQADVSNGFLLDGYPRTAGQVEALEKIMEEKNDTLTAVLVLEVPDEEIVERLLARAATEGRSDDTEEVIKHRLDLYHQETEDLIEGYVERGIVGRVDGTGAIDDVTERLLQTIYNIRARTGTLPVIKPRTND, encoded by the coding sequence ATGACACGTTTGCTCATCATGGGCCCTCCAGGGTCAGGCAAAGGCACCCAAGCTGTGCGCATTGCCGATAAGATGGCCATCCCGGCGATCTCGACCGGAGATATCTTCCGGTACAACGTCAAAGAAATGACCGAGCTGGGCCAAGAAGCCAAGCGCTACATCGACGCTGGCGACTTTGTGCCCGACGACGTCACCAACCGGATGGTCGCGGACCGTCTCAACCAGGCTGATGTGTCAAACGGGTTCCTGCTTGACGGCTATCCCAGGACCGCTGGCCAAGTTGAGGCCCTGGAAAAAATCATGGAAGAAAAAAACGATACCCTAACTGCGGTTTTGGTCTTGGAAGTGCCTGACGAGGAAATCGTCGAGCGTCTCCTGGCGCGTGCCGCGACCGAGGGTCGTTCTGATGACACCGAAGAGGTCATCAAACATCGCTTGGACCTCTACCACCAAGAGACCGAAGACCTGATCGAAGGGTATGTAGAACGCGGCATCGTTGGTCGAGTCGACGGTACCGGTGCAATTGATGACGTCACCGAACGCCTGCTGCAGACGATCTACAACATTCGTGCACGGACTGGTACGCTGCCGGTCATCAAACCACGCACGAACGATTAA
- the map gene encoding type I methionyl aminopeptidase yields the protein MARHIELKTPAQMATMHQAGLILHKGLDAVVAAAQPGVTTNELDQVFRSVLAEHGATSNFLGYHGFPATICASVNDEVVHGIPGDRVLNDGDIISVDAGAVIDGWHSDSARTVLVGDVDPADQRLSEITEAAMWAGIAAYAKAKHVGEIGNAIEDYVRAQQGEPLGILEDYVGHGIGSAMHQAPDVFNYRSGMRGPRVKAGMVLAIEPMLVRGSIETRTLADDWTVVTVDGSNASQWEHSVARHKEGIWVITAPDGGAAGLAPFGVVPVPIPQK from the coding sequence ATGGCACGACATATCGAACTGAAAACCCCCGCCCAAATGGCCACCATGCACCAAGCCGGGCTCATCCTGCACAAGGGCCTGGACGCCGTCGTAGCAGCAGCGCAACCCGGTGTCACCACCAACGAGCTAGACCAAGTCTTCCGCAGCGTCTTAGCTGAACATGGCGCCACCTCCAACTTCTTGGGCTATCACGGCTTCCCCGCCACGATTTGTGCCTCCGTCAATGATGAAGTCGTTCATGGCATACCCGGTGACCGAGTGCTCAACGACGGCGACATCATCTCGGTGGACGCCGGAGCGGTCATCGATGGTTGGCATTCCGATTCCGCTCGCACCGTGTTGGTCGGCGATGTGGATCCGGCAGACCAACGACTCTCAGAAATCACCGAAGCCGCGATGTGGGCCGGGATTGCTGCCTATGCCAAGGCCAAGCACGTCGGCGAGATCGGCAACGCAATCGAAGACTACGTTCGAGCACAACAAGGCGAACCCCTGGGGATCCTCGAAGACTATGTTGGTCACGGCATCGGCTCGGCAATGCACCAGGCACCGGATGTCTTCAACTACCGCTCCGGCATGCGCGGGCCACGGGTCAAAGCCGGGATGGTCTTGGCGATTGAACCAATGCTAGTCCGCGGAAGTATCGAAACACGGACACTGGCTGACGACTGGACCGTGGTCACCGTAGACGGATCGAATGCCTCCCAATGGGAACACTCAGTCGCCCGGCACAAAGAGGGTATCTGGGTCATCACCGCACCCGACGGGGGAGCGGCAGGACTTGCTCCGTTTGGTGTCGTCCCGGTGCCAATCCCACAAAAGTAG
- the infA gene encoding translation initiation factor IF-1, whose protein sequence is MAKKEGVIEVEGTVSEALPNAMFRVRLDNDHIVLATISGKMRQHYIRILPEDRVVVELSPYDLERGRIVYRYK, encoded by the coding sequence ATGGCTAAAAAAGAAGGCGTCATTGAAGTTGAAGGAACCGTTTCAGAAGCGTTACCAAACGCAATGTTCCGGGTCCGGCTAGATAACGACCACATCGTGCTTGCCACCATTTCCGGCAAAATGCGTCAACACTATATTCGCATCCTGCCAGAAGACCGTGTGGTGGTCGAGCTTAGCCCATACGACCTTGAACGAGGCCGTATCGTCTACCGCTACAAATAA
- the rpmJ gene encoding 50S ribosomal protein L36, whose translation MKVQPSVKRICDDCKVIRRHGNVMVICSNPRHKQRQG comes from the coding sequence GTGAAGGTTCAGCCAAGCGTGAAGCGGATCTGCGATGACTGCAAAGTCATTCGCCGCCACGGCAATGTCATGGTGATCTGCTCTAACCCACGCCACAAACAGCGCCAGGGCTAA
- the rpsM gene encoding 30S ribosomal protein S13, which yields MARLAGVDIPREKRVVIALTYIYGVGNSRATQILEATGIDASTRVKDLSDDEMVKLRDYIEGNLQVEGDLRREVAADIRRKVEIGSYQGLRHRRGLPVRGQRTKNNARTRKGPKKTVAGRKK from the coding sequence ATGGCACGTCTAGCAGGCGTTGATATTCCACGTGAAAAGCGTGTCGTCATCGCTCTCACCTACATTTATGGTGTTGGCAACAGCCGCGCAACCCAAATTCTGGAAGCGACCGGCATTGACGCGAGCACTCGCGTCAAAGATCTATCTGATGACGAAATGGTGAAACTGCGCGACTACATCGAAGGCAACCTTCAGGTTGAAGGTGACCTCCGCCGTGAAGTTGCAGCAGACATTCGTCGCAAAGTCGAAATTGGTTCTTACCAAGGTCTGCGCCACCGTCGTGGTCTACCAGTCCGCGGTCAGCGCACCAAGAACAACGCACGTACCCGTAAGGGCCCGAAGAAGACTGTTGCAGGACGCAAGAAGTAA